The genomic region ACTCGTAAGAGGGAATAAGTAGGTGATTGATCTATCGCGATCGATCAAGAGATACATAAGTTCATATCCAAATCCTACCTCATAGAGGCGGGGCAGCATCATCAGCGGGTTTCTCAAGCCATTAGGCAATTCAAACCTGTGAGGATTGCCAAGTGCTGGTAACGAGTATCTTATCAATTCGCGGGGGCCATAATTACGTAATATCCACAACCAATGATCATCATGTCGATCCTTTGCTGTGGTCATTAGGCTGAACAGGGATCCATCCTGATACCATCCGTAAGCATTTTCATCCAAGTCAACATGTGAATTCAAACGCAGATTGTGGTCGATAACGGCCAGGCGTATTCGGACATATTGGGGCGCTCGAATATTTTCATGCCGTTCGAATATCAAGAACTGACCTATCAAGAACGATCGATTTTCTTCAAGTTGGTTCCATATAAGACCACCAATTGTGCTCCCGAGTATAATGGTGTCAATCCCGGCACCATTGTCCAATCTGATTGAACAAATCCCCCCACTTTGATATACATTGGCATCACCTCGAAAATCAGTATAGTAACGGGAGGTATGATAGTAAACAAGAACGGTGGCGAGGTTTTCCAGGTTCATCCGAGTTAGTGGCACAATTGAAGTAAGATAATTATGCCAGGAATCCCATTCATCTCCTCCACCTCTATTGCTTAATATTTCGGTACGACCTAAGTATTGAAAATTTTCCGGTGAATACCGTCTAATGAATTTGTATCCAGCTCCCTCTCGCCATGCACCATTCTGCCATTTGATTACAAATCCCTGATTCTCGGATTGACTTCCCACCCAAGAATCGAAGCGGACCGAATCGCTGTCCAGAATGATCTCCCCGTTCGAGACCATCACAGCGCTGCTATCCAACTGAACAAGATACTTATTGCCATCCTCGCCAACTCGCTGGGAGAGGATGGCGTTCGCCGGGCGATCGAACTCCACCCGCCAGACCTCCTCGAGCGGGAGCGGCTCCCGGGCGAACAGGAGCCGCGAAAAAAGAAGCAGAATGGTCAGTCTTGCAATTGACGTCATTTCAAAACTCCTTAATGCAGGATAGATCCATTTGGATCCCGAACTCACAGGATCCAGTGATACCTGAACCTACGGCACATAGACTCCCTTCGCCCACTGCACCCGTCCCGCCGCATCCATCCTGAGCAGATAGACCCCCGCTCCCAACCCGTCCGGCTGCCAAGCGAGCGAATGCCGGCCCCCGGCAAACCGGACCGGCCGACCGGCTTCGACACTCCTCCCGGCAAGGTCGAACACCTCAAGGCGCACTTCAGACGGAATCGGCAGGTCGAAGATCACCATTGTCGTCCGGTTGAAGGGATTCGGGTGGAGCGAGACGATCCGGAACTCCGCCGGAAGCGGATCCGGTTCGCCCGGAGCCGACGTCTCGAAGAGTCTTCCCTGCACGGCAAAGATCGTATTGTTGAAGACCTCGCCGTCGGTGACGAACCCGCAGATGTAGAGCGTGTCGAGGAACTCGATCTCACCCCGCCGGATCGCTTCGGCCATGCTGAGGTCGATCCAGTTGTCGCCGCGCCGCGCTTCGCGGGAGAAGCCGAGAAAGTGATAGTCGTCGAACCGGTCGATGTTACCCGCCAGACCGGTGGTATCGGTCGTCCAGTAGAAGTAGGCGGTGAAAAGCGAGTCGGTCTCGAGCGAGTCGTCGATGGCGTAGTGGACTTCGAGGCGATGCAGGTAGTCG from Calditrichota bacterium harbors:
- a CDS encoding T9SS type A sorting domain-containing protein — encoded protein: MTSIARLTILLLFSRLLFAREPLPLEEVWRVEFDRPANAILSQRVGEDGNKYLVQLDSSAVMVSNGEIILDSDSVRFDSWVGSQSENQGFVIKWQNGAWREGAGYKFIRRYSPENFQYLGRTEILSNRGGGDEWDSWHNYLTSIVPLTRMNLENLATVLVYYHTSRYYTDFRGDANVYQSGGICSIRLDNGAGIDTIILGSTIGGLIWNQLEENRSFLIGQFLIFERHENIRAPQYVRIRLAVIDHNLRLNSHVDLDENAYGWYQDGSLFSLMTTAKDRHDDHWLWILRNYGPRELIRYSLPALGNPHRFELPNGLRNPLMMLPRLYEVGFGYELMYLLIDRDRSITYLFPLTSEFVSSPYQFPVTPLQILEVDDDRDGETEWIVLTQRTLICYRQVDIDLGVTAEPLLTMQFALSPFPNPFNSQVRIGFSLKEESDIRLTIHDLIGREVKVMESGRKMPGYYDAVWNADNHPAGVYFCRLNIKGNEFTQKLVLLK